In the Streptomyces cinnamoneus genome, TCCTGCGCCTCGGTCATCGTGTTCGTCAGTCTCCGGATCGTCGTTCCTCGTGGGTCCCGTCGGCGACGGCGTCCAGGACGCCGGGCAGCGTCTGGAGGAACGTCTCCACCTCATCTTCGGTGATGATCAGGGGAGGGGCCAGCCGCACCACGTGAGGTGCGACCGCGTTCACCAGGACTCCGGCTTCCTGAGCCGCCTGCTGCACTTTTGGTGCGAGGGGCTCGGCAAGGACAATACCCAGCAGCAGGCCCGCGCCACGGACGTGGTCGACCAGGGGGTGGGCGAGCGCAGCGATCCCGTCACGCAGCAGTTCACCGGTGTGCTTGACGCGGTCGAGGATTCCGTCGGCCTCGATGGTGTCGAGGACGGCGAGGGCGGCCGCGCAGGAGACCGGGTTCCCGCCGAAGGTCGAGCCGTGCTGACCAGGCGTCAGCAGGTCGGCGGCGGGGCCGAAGGCGAGGGTGGCGCCGATGGGAAGACCGCCGCCGAGGCCCTTGGCGAGGGTGACGACGTCGGGCTCGACGCCCTGCGCCAGATGCTCGAACCAGTGACCGGTGCGGCCGATACCTGTCTGGATCTCGTCCAGGACGAGCAGGGTTCCCGTCGCACGGGTGATCTCCCGCGCGGCGGTCAGGTAGCCCGGTGGGGGGACGACGACGCCGTTCTCGCCCTGCACCGGTTCGAGCACGACGAGCGCGGTGTCGGTGGTGACGGCCGCGCGGAGCGCCTCGGCGTCCCCGTAGGGCACATGGGTGACGTCCCCGGGCAGCGGAAGGAACGGTTCCTGCTTGGCGGGCTGGCCCGTCAGGGCGAGGGCGCCCATGGTGCGGCCGTGGAAGCCGCCCTGGGTGGCGACCATGTGCGTACGGCCCGTACGCCGGCCGATCTTGAACGCGGCCTCGACCGCCTCCGCGCCCGAGTTGGAGAAG is a window encoding:
- a CDS encoding acetylornithine transaminase; amino-acid sequence: MTNADLTRRWQGALMDNYGTPRVPLVRGEGTAVWDADGKRYADFVGGIAVNALGHAHPAIVRAVSDQIATLGHVSNLFTAEPTVLLAERLLRLAGRPGRVYFSNSGAEAVEAAFKIGRRTGRTHMVATQGGFHGRTMGALALTGQPAKQEPFLPLPGDVTHVPYGDAEALRAAVTTDTALVVLEPVQGENGVVVPPPGYLTAAREITRATGTLLVLDEIQTGIGRTGHWFEHLAQGVEPDVVTLAKGLGGGLPIGATLAFGPAADLLTPGQHGSTFGGNPVSCAAALAVLDTIEADGILDRVKHTGELLRDGIAALAHPLVDHVRGAGLLLGIVLAEPLAPKVQQAAQEAGVLVNAVAPHVVRLAPPLIITEDEVETFLQTLPGVLDAVADGTHEERRSGD